A stretch of Chloracidobacterium validum DNA encodes these proteins:
- a CDS encoding WcaF family extracellular polysaccharide biosynthesis acetyltransferase: MTTVDLSRFNNAWYRPGPPLKRALWLLINAWIFKSDLPYPSALKARLLRLFGARIGRGVVIKPNVNIKYPWLLAIGDFSWIGEGAWIDNLADVAIGAHACISQGAYLLTGNHDYTAQHFDLMIAPITIGDGAWVGAKSIVLPGTRLESHVVVAAGSVIGGSTEPYGIYRGAPAQWVRQRVIRSVAMANVS, from the coding sequence ATGACAACTGTTGACTTATCCCGTTTCAACAATGCGTGGTATCGTCCAGGCCCGCCACTCAAGCGCGCCCTGTGGCTACTCATCAACGCCTGGATTTTCAAGTCTGACCTACCGTACCCATCGGCGCTCAAGGCCAGGTTGCTGCGCCTGTTTGGCGCGCGCATTGGCCGGGGTGTCGTGATCAAGCCGAATGTCAACATCAAATATCCCTGGTTGCTTGCCATCGGCGACTTTAGTTGGATCGGTGAAGGCGCGTGGATTGACAACCTCGCAGACGTTGCCATCGGCGCACACGCTTGCATTTCACAAGGCGCATACTTGCTGACGGGTAATCATGACTATACGGCCCAGCACTTCGACCTGATGATCGCGCCCATCACGATCGGCGATGGCGCATGGGTTGGCGCCAAGAGCATCGTGCTTCCGGGAACGCGCCTGGAAAGCCATGTCGTCGTGGCGGCCGGGAGTGTCATCGGCGGCAGCACCGAGCCATACGGCATCTACCGTGGCGCTCCAGCACAGTGGGTTCGCCAGCGGGTGATCCGCTCGGTTGCCATGGCGAATGTTTCCTGA
- a CDS encoding glycosyltransferase family 4 protein, giving the protein MPNHDPNAANPSAAKRPRILILTHYFHPETAAVAQFTTEIAQDFAARGSDVAVVTSRAPYQRDALPLPADDRLGAIRIRRAFGTRFDKRRLWGRALNLATFLSGATLETTLGFCGYDVLMVCNAPLLGIVGWLGWLIRRRPYVCVVEDIYPDLAVKFGILGERSVIRRLWDAVNALVYSRAVTVITLGGRMRATLETNHARHRRAPLNLRVIPSWADGDTIRPLPKPENPFAREHGTHDRLTVLYSGNMGLAHDLETLIQAAEALRDDPRFFFLFIGDGGKRPRLAAMVGEKRLENVKFLPYQPLEQLPWSLTCGDVSVVTMEAVAEGLIIPSKIYGSLAAGQAILGLVGEQTEVADIIHAHACGVQVTPGDTTALVAVLRRLADEPDWLSAMQRRARQCFEEHFRRESALAAYWDVVSAAAARRS; this is encoded by the coding sequence ATGCCGAACCACGACCCGAATGCCGCCAACCCATCCGCTGCCAAGCGACCGCGAATCCTCATCCTGACCCATTACTTTCACCCGGAGACGGCGGCGGTCGCGCAGTTCACGACAGAAATCGCCCAGGACTTTGCCGCTCGCGGAAGTGATGTCGCTGTCGTGACGAGTCGCGCCCCCTACCAGCGGGATGCCCTGCCACTGCCGGCCGATGATCGGCTTGGTGCCATCCGCATCCGTCGTGCCTTTGGAACCCGCTTTGACAAGCGTCGCCTCTGGGGACGGGCGCTCAACCTGGCAACCTTCCTCAGCGGCGCGACACTGGAGACAACGCTCGGCTTTTGTGGCTACGATGTCCTGATGGTTTGCAATGCGCCGTTGCTTGGCATCGTCGGTTGGTTGGGTTGGCTCATCCGGCGACGGCCGTACGTCTGCGTCGTGGAAGACATTTACCCCGACCTTGCCGTGAAATTCGGCATTCTCGGCGAGCGGTCAGTCATCCGGCGGCTCTGGGATGCCGTCAACGCGCTGGTCTATAGCCGAGCCGTAACCGTGATTACCCTCGGAGGTCGCATGCGCGCTACGCTTGAAACCAATCATGCACGTCACCGGCGCGCACCTCTGAACCTGCGCGTCATCCCAAGCTGGGCCGACGGCGACACCATCCGCCCGCTGCCGAAGCCTGAAAACCCTTTTGCGCGGGAACACGGAACGCATGATCGGTTGACAGTTCTCTATTCCGGCAACATGGGTTTAGCCCACGATCTGGAAACACTCATCCAGGCAGCCGAAGCGTTGCGGGATGACCCCCGCTTTTTCTTTCTGTTCATCGGGGATGGTGGCAAGCGTCCGCGACTGGCGGCCATGGTCGGTGAAAAGCGATTGGAAAACGTCAAGTTCCTACCATACCAACCGTTGGAACAGTTGCCCTGGTCACTGACCTGCGGTGATGTCTCGGTTGTGACGATGGAAGCTGTAGCGGAGGGGTTGATCATTCCCAGCAAAATCTACGGTTCGCTGGCTGCCGGACAGGCCATTCTGGGGCTTGTCGGCGAGCAGACTGAGGTTGCCGACATCATTCACGCCCATGCCTGTGGGGTTCAAGTCACGCCGGGTGATACGACAGCACTGGTTGCCGTCCTCCGGCGGCTAGCCGATGAACCGGATTGGCTGTCCGCCATGCAACGTCGGGCGCGGCAGTGTTTCGAGGAGCACTTTCGGCGCGAATCGGCCCTGGCCGCCTATTGGGACGTTGTCTCGGCAGCCGCGGCCCGGCGAAGTTGA
- a CDS encoding TonB-dependent receptor, with protein MRDVLRLKWLWLLTVAICLGIPGQAWAQAQATTGQIAGVVLDQTGASIANATVTAENVQTGFKQTTTSRANGEYVLVQLPVGNYNVTAEASNFTATTVENITVIVGRTFNLNLNLGVGAVTGEVIEVTASGVSIQTTRSEADAIQNSTAIQNLPINGRRFQDFVTLSPNAQVEPRRQQISLSGQRGIYGANVNVDGMDYNQPFFGGIRGGERSNSAFTIPQESIREFQVVSAGYSAEFGRSTGGTVNAVTKSGTNEFHGTAFYLIRPQEAARTNDFFRAQEAQFAQQGITGRINAAPTQQQFGGSVGGPIFKNKLFFFFAYEQQRLRQTRSTVFPNLALVNPGSLTPSQQAVFNFYSNEQGNFNQTNDAWAPLLRLDWQINSKNLLTVRYNFSFNRALNANSNGPQIFPTTNSSLANNGAERNRNNIGVVSLNTTLTSSLFNEFRFQFAREDRPRGSNSDRPTFNSFIGNVGAVAFLPTTQFDTRTQFVNNLTVIAGNHTMKFGFEYSRVFANQLFGFNQFGSYSLIGANTTLAVINGVQVPVVPSNAPPTAQRGRFDVPANYTVQIGNRFTEYTVHQLAFFGQDSWRIRPNFTLNYGLRWEGQYNPTPEANNTALVNIVNSVQYPIDAPGVRRDPTRIPDVTNQYAPRVGVAWDPFNNGKSVFRANGGIYYATTPLLLFADATNNFRTPPGNLSAQIPFALPAGFNQAAFDASPATAGYRAIMGTGAAPNTVFRQFLLAGINLNNFQLGALPTVTPAQLTQIANVLNQFLPTGATPFSLSAAATPLFIDGDFRNPRSLQANFGYEYQVARGLTLGVDFSLINTVYLQRNRQLNLPAPRINPDNIPGDISLRPIFNPTVAPFATRPNLGVGQLTVRESTARSLYRAMVLRAKFERRWGQFSAFYTLSDNRSDDDNEREAGGSFPSNSFDLRAERGFSNIDRRHLFVVNPVIFLPYGFEVSSVVRLQSAFPIDAIVGNIGGGSADVNRDGTLGAGAGGQLDRPFRAPGDPFPRNAFRNRPIYNVDLRIQKRFKITESQDVTISGEFFNLFNTMSLQYSGAAVTSLCNFAGLTGNALIAAQRNCGIPQANVPVNPNFLSLRDRNPNSARLGQLLLNNTLGNSVFQFQVGVRYQF; from the coding sequence ATGCGAGATGTTTTGCGACTGAAGTGGCTCTGGCTGCTTACGGTGGCGATTTGTTTGGGGATACCAGGGCAAGCCTGGGCGCAAGCGCAAGCGACGACCGGACAAATTGCCGGGGTGGTGCTTGACCAAACCGGCGCCTCAATCGCCAATGCAACCGTGACGGCGGAGAACGTTCAAACGGGTTTCAAGCAGACCACTACATCGAGAGCGAATGGCGAGTATGTGCTTGTCCAGTTGCCGGTGGGGAATTACAACGTCACAGCCGAAGCGTCAAACTTCACGGCAACCACGGTGGAAAACATCACCGTCATTGTTGGCCGGACGTTCAACCTGAACTTGAATCTTGGCGTTGGGGCCGTCACTGGGGAAGTGATTGAGGTGACGGCGAGCGGGGTCAGTATTCAGACGACCCGCAGCGAAGCGGACGCCATTCAAAACTCGACGGCCATCCAGAACCTTCCGATCAACGGGCGGCGCTTTCAGGACTTCGTTACGCTGTCTCCAAACGCCCAAGTTGAACCGCGCCGCCAGCAGATTTCACTGTCTGGCCAGCGTGGTATCTACGGCGCGAACGTGAACGTGGACGGGATGGACTACAACCAACCGTTCTTTGGCGGTATCCGTGGCGGTGAACGCTCAAACTCCGCGTTTACGATTCCGCAGGAATCCATTCGTGAGTTCCAGGTCGTGTCGGCAGGTTATTCGGCTGAGTTCGGGCGTTCCACGGGCGGCACGGTCAACGCCGTGACCAAGAGTGGGACGAACGAATTCCACGGCACGGCGTTTTACCTCATTCGCCCGCAGGAAGCCGCTCGCACCAACGATTTCTTCCGCGCGCAAGAAGCCCAGTTTGCCCAGCAAGGCATCACGGGACGGATCAACGCCGCGCCCACGCAGCAGCAGTTTGGCGGCTCAGTCGGCGGACCGATTTTCAAGAACAAGCTTTTCTTCTTCTTTGCTTATGAGCAGCAGCGGCTGCGCCAAACCCGGAGCACCGTGTTCCCGAACTTGGCGCTGGTCAACCCCGGATCGTTGACCCCCTCGCAACAGGCTGTGTTCAACTTTTATTCCAATGAACAGGGGAACTTCAACCAAACCAACGACGCCTGGGCTCCCCTCCTGCGGCTTGACTGGCAAATCAACAGCAAGAACTTGTTGACCGTGCGCTACAACTTCAGCTTCAACCGCGCGCTCAATGCCAACTCCAATGGCCCGCAGATTTTCCCGACCACGAACAGCTCCCTTGCCAACAACGGCGCGGAGCGCAACCGAAACAACATCGGCGTGGTCTCGCTCAACACGACGCTGACCTCCAGCCTCTTCAATGAGTTTCGCTTCCAGTTCGCGCGCGAAGACCGCCCACGTGGCTCAAACTCCGACCGCCCGACGTTCAACAGCTTCATCGGCAACGTTGGTGCAGTAGCCTTTCTGCCGACCACGCAGTTCGATACCCGGACGCAGTTCGTCAATAACCTGACGGTGATTGCCGGCAACCACACGATGAAGTTTGGCTTTGAATACAGCCGGGTCTTCGCCAACCAGTTGTTTGGTTTCAACCAGTTTGGCTCATACTCGTTGATCGGCGCCAACACGACGCTGGCCGTCATCAACGGCGTCCAAGTTCCGGTTGTTCCTTCAAACGCGCCGCCTACGGCGCAACGCGGACGGTTCGACGTTCCGGCTAACTACACGGTGCAGATTGGGAACCGGTTCACGGAGTACACCGTTCACCAGTTGGCTTTCTTTGGTCAGGATTCGTGGCGCATTCGCCCGAACTTCACGTTGAACTACGGCTTGCGCTGGGAAGGGCAATACAACCCGACGCCGGAAGCCAACAACACGGCGCTGGTCAACATCGTCAACAGCGTCCAGTACCCAATTGACGCGCCGGGTGTGCGCCGTGACCCGACGCGCATTCCCGACGTGACAAACCAGTATGCGCCCCGGGTTGGGGTGGCGTGGGACCCGTTCAACAACGGCAAGTCAGTGTTCCGCGCCAATGGCGGTATCTACTACGCGACGACGCCGCTCCTGCTCTTCGCCGACGCGACGAACAACTTCCGCACGCCTCCGGGCAACTTGTCCGCGCAGATTCCGTTTGCGCTGCCGGCGGGCTTCAACCAGGCGGCATTTGATGCTTCACCGGCGACGGCCGGATACCGGGCGATCATGGGCACGGGTGCAGCGCCCAACACGGTTTTCCGTCAGTTCCTGTTGGCCGGCATCAACCTCAACAACTTCCAGCTTGGGGCGCTGCCAACCGTGACGCCGGCCCAGCTCACCCAGATCGCCAACGTGCTGAACCAGTTCCTGCCGACCGGCGCGACGCCATTTTCACTGTCAGCGGCAGCAACGCCACTGTTTATTGATGGTGATTTCCGCAACCCACGCTCCCTCCAGGCCAACTTTGGCTACGAGTACCAGGTGGCGCGTGGGCTAACCCTGGGCGTGGACTTCTCGCTCATCAACACGGTGTATCTGCAACGAAACCGCCAGCTTAACTTGCCGGCGCCGCGTATCAACCCAGACAACATTCCTGGTGACATTTCACTGCGCCCGATCTTCAATCCCACGGTCGCGCCATTTGCAACCCGCCCCAATCTAGGCGTTGGGCAGCTTACGGTGCGTGAGTCCACGGCCCGGTCGCTCTATCGTGCGATGGTGCTGCGGGCAAAGTTTGAGCGGCGGTGGGGACAGTTTTCGGCCTTCTACACGCTGTCTGACAACCGGTCAGACGACGACAATGAACGCGAAGCCGGTGGTTCGTTCCCGTCCAACTCGTTTGACCTGCGCGCGGAGCGGGGCTTTTCAAACATTGACCGGCGGCACCTCTTCGTGGTCAACCCGGTCATCTTCCTGCCCTACGGGTTTGAAGTGTCGAGTGTGGTTCGTCTCCAGTCGGCGTTCCCGATTGATGCCATCGTTGGGAACATCGGTGGCGGTTCGGCCGACGTCAACCGCGATGGCACGCTTGGCGCCGGCGCTGGTGGTCAGCTTGACCGGCCATTCCGCGCGCCCGGCGATCCATTCCCGCGGAACGCCTTCCGCAACCGCCCGATTTACAACGTTGACTTGCGCATCCAGAAGCGGTTCAAGATTACCGAATCGCAGGATGTCACCATTTCCGGCGAGTTCTTCAATCTTTTCAACACGATGAGCTTGCAGTACAGCGGCGCGGCCGTAACGAGCCTCTGCAACTTTGCCGGGTTGACGGGCAATGCCCTGATTGCCGCGCAACGCAACTGCGGCATTCCCCAGGCCAACGTGCCAGTCAACCCCAACTTCCTCTCGCTTCGGGACCGAAACCCGAACAGTGCGCGACTTGGTCAGCTCCTGCTCAACAACACACTGGGCAATTCGGTGTTCCAGTTCCAGGTGGGCGTGCGGTACCAGTTCTAA
- a CDS encoding PhzF family phenazine biosynthesis protein — protein sequence MPIKLVTVDAFTDKPFQGNPAAVCRLEAALDRHLMQSIALEMNLSETAFVWPEPDGGWRLRWFTPEAEVQLCGHATLAAAHVLYEQGDVPTDGVVVFHTASGPLSCVRQEDGDIEMDFPALPVTPTAAPVELFAALRAPLAYVGASESNYLVEVQDEATLRVIQPDLRLLATLPKWGTIVTCRAGAHEGEPDHDFVSRFFAPAKGVGEDPVTGSAHCSLGPYWSAKLGKTKLVGFQASKRGGIVRVEDRGSRVTLGGRAVTVMHGALLI from the coding sequence ATGCCAATCAAGCTTGTTACCGTCGATGCTTTTACAGACAAGCCCTTTCAGGGCAACCCGGCGGCCGTTTGCCGCCTTGAAGCTGCACTTGACCGGCACCTCATGCAGTCCATCGCCCTGGAAATGAACCTGTCTGAAACGGCCTTTGTTTGGCCGGAGCCGGATGGGGGATGGCGACTGCGCTGGTTTACGCCAGAAGCGGAGGTGCAACTCTGCGGGCATGCTACGTTGGCAGCCGCGCATGTGCTTTATGAGCAAGGCGATGTGCCGACGGACGGGGTGGTTGTTTTCCATACGGCGAGTGGGCCACTCTCTTGTGTCCGCCAGGAAGACGGCGACATTGAAATGGATTTTCCGGCACTTCCGGTCACACCAACAGCCGCCCCAGTCGAGTTGTTTGCAGCGTTACGCGCTCCCCTGGCGTATGTCGGAGCCAGTGAATCGAACTATTTGGTTGAGGTCCAGGATGAAGCGACCCTTCGCGTGATTCAACCCGACCTGCGACTGCTGGCGACCTTACCCAAGTGGGGGACGATAGTGACCTGTCGGGCGGGTGCCCACGAGGGCGAACCCGACCACGATTTTGTTTCACGCTTTTTTGCGCCGGCCAAAGGCGTTGGCGAAGACCCGGTGACGGGGTCGGCCCATTGTTCGTTAGGTCCCTACTGGAGCGCCAAGCTTGGCAAAACCAAACTGGTTGGCTTTCAGGCGTCCAAGCGCGGTGGCATCGTCCGGGTTGAAGACCGGGGCAGCCGCGTCACACTTGGCGGACGCGCGGTGACGGTCATGCACGGCGCACTTCTAATCTAG
- the cyoE gene encoding heme o synthase, which translates to MPKSVAFAAPTLTLAPGFRGRLAAYWALTKPRITFEVVLIAAFGFILGTPGAIDWLRFFHAMVGVGLLSGGIAALNQWMEHAADGKMRRTATRPIPSGQVTPFQALLFGITLTVAAEAYLCPTVNPLTAILGLITAIGYVWIYTPLKTRTWLSTAIGSFPGAMPPLVGWAAAAGTLSVEAWVLFAIMFFWQFPHFYAIAWMYREDYRRAGIGMLPVIEADGRRTIRQTLLTGVVTVGLSLLPFWLGLSGWVYLVGALLLGGLFLQSCLTLARTRTNLAAKRVLRASVVYLPMLFLLMTLNRL; encoded by the coding sequence ATGCCAAAATCTGTTGCATTTGCTGCCCCAACGCTGACACTGGCTCCTGGTTTCCGTGGCCGGCTAGCGGCTTACTGGGCATTGACGAAACCGCGCATTACCTTCGAGGTGGTACTTATCGCCGCGTTTGGTTTCATCCTTGGCACACCGGGAGCTATTGACTGGCTGCGCTTTTTCCACGCCATGGTCGGCGTGGGGCTGTTGTCGGGGGGCATTGCTGCTCTCAATCAGTGGATGGAACATGCAGCCGATGGAAAGATGCGGCGCACGGCGACGCGCCCCATTCCAAGCGGACAGGTAACACCTTTTCAGGCGCTGCTTTTCGGCATCACGCTCACGGTAGCGGCCGAGGCCTACCTTTGTCCGACGGTCAACCCACTGACAGCGATCCTTGGCCTCATCACGGCCATTGGCTACGTCTGGATTTACACGCCGCTCAAAACACGCACGTGGCTTTCAACCGCCATCGGCTCGTTTCCGGGCGCAATGCCGCCACTGGTAGGCTGGGCGGCGGCAGCCGGGACACTCTCCGTTGAGGCGTGGGTACTGTTTGCCATCATGTTTTTCTGGCAGTTCCCACATTTTTACGCCATTGCCTGGATGTATCGCGAAGACTACCGCCGGGCCGGCATCGGCATGCTCCCGGTCATTGAAGCGGATGGACGGCGTACCATCCGCCAAACGCTCCTGACCGGCGTGGTCACGGTTGGGCTGAGTCTCCTTCCCTTCTGGCTTGGTCTTTCGGGTTGGGTGTATTTGGTTGGAGCACTCCTGCTGGGCGGGCTATTTTTGCAGTCTTGCCTCACGCTGGCCCGAACCCGAACCAATCTGGCAGCCAAGCGTGTTTTGCGCGCATCGGTGGTTTATCTTCCCATGTTGTTTCTGCTGATGACGCTCAACCGCCTCTGA
- a CDS encoding cytochrome C oxidase subunit IV family protein yields MAHDKHPKESHAESHGNGHAHPTISPATYLAVLAALVIGTVVTVWTASMDLGVFNTPVALAIAIGKAALIILYFMHIRYSTWLTRTVVVGSFFFLIVMFGLTFADYFTREKTHDIPSLYSSDPILKQQ; encoded by the coding sequence ATGGCGCACGATAAACATCCCAAAGAATCGCATGCAGAATCGCATGGCAATGGGCATGCCCATCCCACCATTTCTCCAGCAACCTACTTGGCCGTGCTGGCAGCGCTGGTGATCGGCACGGTCGTAACAGTTTGGACGGCCAGCATGGACTTGGGCGTTTTCAACACCCCGGTCGCCCTGGCGATTGCCATTGGGAAAGCCGCGCTCATCATTCTGTATTTCATGCACATCCGCTACAGCACCTGGCTGACGAGAACCGTCGTGGTTGGCTCGTTTTTCTTTCTGATCGTGATGTTCGGATTGACCTTTGCGGACTATTTCACCCGCGAAAAAACGCATGACATCCCATCGCTGTATTCATCTGACCCGATTTTGAAGCAGCAATAG
- a CDS encoding cytochrome c oxidase subunit 3 family protein has translation MSNAHSPVAHHFYTIEQQKESATIGMWLFLATEILLFGALFTAYAVYRHKFPDAFMVASARMDWKMGGLNTLFLIISSVTMVFAVSSAEKGRRGGLLGFLAATGFFGTLFLVVKYFEYMHHYHDHDVPGLNFQWTGAPELANGAQMFFFLYFFMTGLHALHMIVGLGLLVWIFITAYQGKYSPEYYNPVEMFGLYWHFVDLVWIFLFPLLYLLGAHLPPGGGGHH, from the coding sequence TTGTCTAACGCACACAGCCCTGTTGCCCATCACTTTTACACCATTGAACAGCAGAAAGAGTCGGCCACGATTGGCATGTGGCTCTTTCTGGCCACGGAAATCCTGCTGTTTGGCGCGTTGTTTACTGCCTATGCCGTGTATCGGCACAAGTTTCCAGACGCCTTCATGGTGGCCAGCGCCCGCATGGACTGGAAAATGGGTGGTCTCAACACGCTCTTTCTGATCATCAGCAGCGTCACCATGGTCTTTGCCGTGTCATCGGCTGAAAAGGGACGGCGAGGCGGGTTGCTTGGCTTCCTGGCCGCAACTGGCTTCTTTGGCACGCTGTTTTTGGTCGTGAAATACTTTGAGTACATGCACCACTACCACGACCACGATGTGCCGGGCCTGAACTTTCAGTGGACGGGGGCGCCCGAACTCGCCAACGGAGCGCAGATGTTCTTCTTTTTGTACTTCTTCATGACTGGCCTGCACGCGCTCCACATGATCGTCGGGTTAGGCTTGCTCGTCTGGATTTTTATTACGGCCTATCAGGGCAAGTACTCGCCAGAGTACTACAATCCGGTGGAAATGTTCGGTCTGTACTGGCACTTCGTTGACTTGGTCTGGATTTTCCTTTTCCCGCTGCTTTATTTGCTCGGCGCGCACCTCCCGCCCGGCGGCGGCGGACATCACTGA
- a CDS encoding cytochrome c oxidase subunit I yields the protein MIEENVSLPRIHYLNSHYGWKSWLFTTDHKRIGLLYMISITLMFFLGGFFALLIRLELLTPQADMFTADTYNKFFTLHGVILIFFFLVPSIPGTLGNFLIPLMIGAKDVAFPKLNLLSWYIFVIGSLFTLWVVAVGGIDTGWTFYTPYSTTFANTHVIAATLGVFFTGFSSILTGLNFIVTIHKMRAPGLTWFRLPLFIWSLYATSIIQVLATPVLGITMVLLAVERFARVGIFDPALGGDPVLFQHMFWFYSHPAVYIMILPSLGVVSELISAFTWKRVFGYKFVAISSLLIAIFSFIVWGHHMYVSSMSIYAGMLFSILSYLVAVPSAVKVFNWTATLYKGSVSYDTPMLYALGFIGLFTIGGLTGLFLASMGLDRHLHDTYFVIAHFHLIMVGGAVMGYFGGLHYWWPKMFGRMYPEWWGRLSALIVFVGFNLSFFPQFIIGYLGMPRRYHVYAPEFQVLNVMSTAGSSILGVGYLLPLVYLIWSLRYGKVAANPWRAKGLEWETASPPPPENFLEQPIVTEEAYNYPTRPAQPTKQTGKLTGGLTPPSSTTTGTGREAEVV from the coding sequence ATGATCGAAGAAAACGTCTCCTTACCGCGTATTCACTATCTGAACTCTCACTACGGGTGGAAATCGTGGCTCTTTACGACCGACCACAAGCGGATTGGTCTGCTTTACATGATTTCCATCACGCTGATGTTTTTCCTCGGCGGCTTCTTCGCGCTGCTCATTCGACTCGAACTGCTCACGCCACAGGCGGACATGTTCACGGCGGATACGTACAACAAGTTCTTCACGCTGCACGGGGTGATTCTCATTTTCTTCTTTCTCGTGCCCTCGATCCCGGGGACCCTTGGAAACTTCCTGATTCCGTTGATGATCGGGGCCAAGGACGTAGCCTTCCCCAAGTTGAACTTGCTGAGCTGGTACATTTTCGTCATTGGCTCGCTGTTCACGTTGTGGGTGGTCGCCGTTGGCGGGATTGACACGGGCTGGACGTTTTATACGCCCTACAGCACGACCTTTGCCAACACTCACGTCATTGCCGCGACGCTTGGGGTGTTCTTTACTGGGTTTTCCTCGATTCTGACGGGGCTGAACTTCATCGTCACCATTCACAAGATGCGTGCGCCGGGGCTGACTTGGTTTCGGCTGCCATTGTTTATCTGGTCGCTCTACGCGACGAGCATCATCCAGGTCCTGGCGACGCCGGTGCTCGGTATCACCATGGTGCTCCTGGCCGTCGAGCGCTTTGCCAGGGTTGGCATTTTCGATCCGGCGCTGGGTGGCGATCCGGTTCTATTCCAGCACATGTTCTGGTTTTACTCACACCCGGCTGTGTACATCATGATCTTGCCGAGCCTGGGGGTGGTGAGTGAGCTGATTTCGGCCTTCACCTGGAAACGTGTGTTTGGTTACAAGTTTGTCGCCATCTCGTCCCTGCTCATTGCGATCTTCAGCTTCATCGTATGGGGACACCACATGTACGTCTCCAGCATGTCCATCTACGCCGGCATGCTGTTTTCGATTCTCAGTTACTTGGTAGCGGTTCCCTCGGCCGTGAAAGTCTTCAACTGGACGGCGACGCTCTACAAAGGCTCAGTTTCCTATGACACGCCGATGCTCTATGCCCTGGGCTTCATCGGGCTGTTCACCATTGGGGGGCTGACGGGACTGTTCTTGGCTTCGATGGGGTTGGACCGTCACCTGCACGACACCTACTTTGTCATTGCCCACTTCCACCTCATTATGGTGGGAGGCGCGGTCATGGGTTACTTTGGCGGGCTGCACTACTGGTGGCCCAAAATGTTTGGACGCATGTATCCCGAATGGTGGGGGCGGTTGAGCGCGCTGATTGTGTTTGTCGGATTCAATTTGTCGTTCTTTCCGCAATTCATCATTGGCTACCTAGGGATGCCGCGCCGCTATCACGTCTATGCGCCGGAGTTTCAGGTCTTGAACGTGATGTCCACGGCCGGATCATCCATTCTGGGCGTGGGCTACCTGCTGCCGCTGGTGTACCTCATCTGGTCGCTGCGCTATGGGAAGGTGGCCGCGAACCCCTGGCGGGCGAAGGGGCTCGAGTGGGAAACGGCCTCGCCGCCGCCCCCAGAAAACTTCCTCGAACAGCCCATCGTGACGGAAGAGGCCTACAACTACCCGACCCGTCCCGCACAGCCAACCAAGCAGACCGGCAAGTTGACCGGCGGGCTTACGCCGCCATCGTCCACCACGACCGGAACCGGAAGGGAGGCCGAAGTTGTCTAA